In Arcobacter sp. CECT 8986, a single genomic region encodes these proteins:
- the dnaE gene encoding DNA polymerase III subunit alpha, with product MSDTPKFTHLHLHTEYSLLDGANKIKPLAKKIKALGMNSVAMTDHGNMFGAIAFYNAMRAEGIKPIIGMEAYIHNSEEIDDKTTKQRYHLCLYAKNDAGYKNLMFLSSQAYMHGFYYYPRINKKLLRENSEGLVCSAACLQGEVNWHLNTQNERNVRNGAKGYEKAKEIALEYKEIFGDDFYLEIMRHGIGDQLFVDDQILRISKETGIKVIVTNDTHYLEQKDAQPHEAFMCIAMNKLYDDPNRLRHSVHEFYLKSPEQIAKLYADIPEAIENTQEIVEKCNLEIKLGNPTPPNFKFTRQKLTELNEDMPEPDEEYSLLNDIKLFELKCWEGLEKRLEIVPKEKHEEYRQRLQTEIDIINGMKFPGYMLIVWDFVIVAKKMGIPVGPGRGSAAGSLVAYCLFITDLDPMPYGLLFERFLNPERVSMPDIDMDFCQSRRGEIIEYVIQQYGRANVAQIITFGKLLAKGVIRDVARVLDMPYAKADAMAKLIPDELGINLTDSWEKEPKIKELCEVDPQAKRVWEFALALEGLNRNAGTHAAGVVISNEPLWKKTPLFKPSGMDTLATQYNGKFVEDVDLIKFDFLGLKTLTVIEEANKLIEQRHGKRIDFIHVDENDKAVYDLIQTGNTIGLFQIESDGMQDLCKRLAPSNFEDLIAVLALYRPGPMESGMLDDFIDRKHGRAEISYFYDEFDAPLRPILETTYGVIVYQEQVMQIVQSVGGFSLGGADLVRRAMGKKIKEEMDRLKGEFAQGGVKKGYVKEHCEELFDLIVKFAGYGFNKSHSAAYAMVTFYTSYLKCYYPSEFMAALLTLEKDNTDKVVKYVDEVKRLGFDLFPPDINKSDLVFSAKKIDDKEVVMFGMGAIKGAGDVAIKSILRSRNDGGEFKDLSDFISRIDASKVNKRVIESLIKAGALDCFEYSRKALLEQIELIVEGAGKAMQAKKLATGSLFGDDEELTTVTVELDHLPEYSSKEILEFEKNTLGFYVSGHPLDEYREQLDGISYTLSSEIDELSDGSEVLFVGKVETITEKISKKGNKFAILNIMDLHGNIELMMFEDKLNELKNDFKYQEEPLAFKVRISKDDQFTRMSLRKIEDLNDAKKDKQRVKRAEKIEPPLTIAVPFSNSEDIMYKLFEVVANNQGKRELKILVKSKLGDIELDTGFKVANNVESLLESIEGVYKVD from the coding sequence ATGTCAGATACTCCAAAGTTTACCCACTTACATTTACATACAGAATATTCACTACTTGATGGTGCAAATAAAATTAAGCCATTAGCTAAAAAAATTAAAGCATTAGGAATGAATAGTGTTGCCATGACAGACCATGGAAATATGTTTGGTGCCATTGCTTTTTATAATGCTATGAGAGCAGAAGGAATAAAGCCAATCATTGGAATGGAAGCTTATATTCATAATAGTGAAGAGATTGATGATAAGACAACAAAACAAAGATACCACTTATGTTTATATGCTAAAAATGATGCAGGATATAAAAATTTAATGTTCCTAAGTTCGCAAGCTTATATGCATGGGTTCTACTACTATCCAAGAATAAATAAAAAACTATTAAGAGAAAATTCTGAAGGTTTAGTTTGTTCTGCTGCTTGTTTACAAGGGGAAGTAAACTGGCATTTAAATACTCAAAATGAAAGAAATGTAAGAAATGGTGCAAAAGGGTATGAAAAAGCAAAAGAGATTGCTTTAGAGTATAAAGAGATATTTGGAGATGATTTTTATTTAGAGATTATGAGACATGGTATTGGTGACCAGTTATTTGTAGATGACCAAATATTAAGAATCTCAAAAGAGACAGGTATTAAAGTTATTGTAACAAACGATACTCACTATTTAGAACAAAAAGATGCTCAACCACATGAAGCTTTTATGTGTATTGCGATGAATAAACTTTATGATGACCCAAATAGATTAAGACACTCGGTTCATGAATTTTATCTAAAATCACCAGAGCAAATAGCAAAACTATATGCAGATATTCCAGAAGCAATCGAAAATACTCAAGAGATAGTTGAAAAATGTAATTTAGAGATAAAACTAGGAAACCCTACTCCACCAAACTTTAAATTTACAAGACAAAAATTAACAGAATTAAATGAAGATATGCCAGAACCAGATGAAGAGTATTCTTTATTAAATGATATTAAACTATTTGAATTGAAGTGTTGGGAAGGATTAGAAAAAAGATTAGAGATTGTTCCAAAAGAAAAACACGAAGAGTATAGACAAAGATTACAAACAGAGATAGATATTATCAATGGAATGAAGTTCCCAGGTTATATGCTTATTGTATGGGATTTCGTAATTGTTGCTAAAAAAATGGGAATTCCAGTAGGTCCAGGAAGGGGTTCAGCAGCAGGAAGTTTAGTTGCATATTGTCTTTTTATTACAGACCTTGACCCAATGCCATATGGATTACTTTTTGAGAGATTTCTAAATCCAGAAAGGGTATCAATGCCCGATATTGATATGGACTTCTGCCAAAGTAGAAGGGGTGAAATCATTGAGTACGTTATTCAACAATATGGTCGTGCAAACGTTGCTCAAATTATCACATTTGGTAAACTTCTTGCAAAAGGGGTAATTAGAGATGTAGCTAGAGTTCTTGATATGCCATATGCAAAAGCTGATGCAATGGCTAAGCTTATTCCTGATGAACTTGGTATTAATTTAACGGATTCTTGGGAAAAAGAACCAAAAATAAAAGAGTTATGCGAAGTTGACCCACAAGCGAAAAGGGTTTGGGAATTTGCACTTGCACTAGAAGGTCTAAATAGAAATGCAGGAACTCATGCTGCTGGTGTTGTTATTTCAAATGAACCTTTATGGAAAAAAACACCTCTATTTAAACCTTCTGGTATGGATACTTTAGCCACTCAATATAATGGTAAATTTGTTGAAGACGTCGACTTAATTAAATTCGACTTCTTGGGTCTTAAGACCCTAACAGTTATTGAAGAAGCAAATAAACTAATAGAACAAAGACATGGAAAAAGAATTGATTTTATTCATGTTGATGAAAATGATAAAGCAGTTTATGATTTAATTCAAACAGGAAATACAATTGGATTATTCCAAATAGAATCTGATGGTATGCAAGATTTATGTAAAAGACTTGCTCCATCAAACTTCGAAGATCTTATTGCCGTTCTTGCACTTTATAGACCAGGACCAATGGAGTCAGGAATGCTTGATGACTTTATTGATAGAAAACATGGTCGTGCAGAAATTAGTTATTTCTATGATGAGTTTGATGCACCACTAAGACCAATACTTGAAACAACATACGGAGTTATTGTTTATCAAGAGCAAGTTATGCAGATTGTACAAAGTGTGGGTGGCTTCTCACTTGGTGGAGCTGACCTTGTTAGACGGGCAATGGGTAAAAAGATTAAAGAAGAGATGGACAGACTAAAAGGTGAGTTTGCCCAAGGTGGTGTAAAAAAAGGTTATGTTAAAGAACACTGCGAAGAACTTTTTGACCTTATCGTTAAGTTTGCTGGTTATGGATTTAATAAATCTCACTCAGCAGCCTACGCAATGGTAACATTCTATACTTCATACTTAAAATGTTACTATCCATCAGAATTTATGGCAGCACTTCTTACTCTTGAAAAAGATAATACTGATAAAGTTGTTAAATACGTAGATGAAGTAAAAAGATTAGGATTTGACTTATTCCCACCTGATATTAATAAATCAGACTTAGTTTTCTCAGCTAAAAAAATTGATGACAAAGAAGTTGTTATGTTTGGTATGGGTGCTATTAAAGGTGCTGGTGATGTTGCCATTAAATCCATTCTAAGATCAAGAAATGATGGTGGAGAATTTAAAGACTTAAGTGATTTTATTTCAAGAATTGATGCAAGTAAAGTAAATAAAAGAGTAATAGAATCTCTAATTAAAGCTGGAGCGCTGGATTGTTTTGAATATAGTAGAAAAGCATTACTAGAACAAATAGAACTTATTGTTGAGGGTGCAGGAAAAGCTATGCAAGCAAAAAAACTTGCAACAGGTTCACTTTTTGGAGATGATGAAGAACTAACAACAGTTACTGTTGAACTTGACCATTTACCAGAATATAGTTCAAAAGAGATTTTAGAGTTTGAAAAAAATACTCTAGGATTTTATGTATCTGGTCACCCATTAGATGAATATAGAGAACAATTAGATGGAATTAGTTATACATTAAGTTCTGAAATAGATGAACTTAGTGATGGGAGTGAAGTTTTATTTGTTGGAAAAGTAGAAACAATAACTGAAAAAATCTCTAAAAAAGGAAATAAGTTTGCAATATTAAATATCATGGACTTACATGGAAATATTGAACTTATGATGTTTGAAGATAAATTAAATGAATTGAAAAATGATTTTAAATACCAAGAAGAACCACTTGCATTTAAAGTAAGAATATCAAAAGATGACCAGTTCACAAGAATGAGTCTTAGAAAAATCGAAGATTTAAATGATGCAAAAAAAGATAAACAAAGAGTTAAAAGAGCTGAAAAAATTGAGCCTCCTTTAACTATTGCTGTACCTTTTTCAAATAGTGAAGATATTATGTATAAACTTTTCGAAGTTGTAGCAAACAATCAAGGAAAAAGAGAATTAAAAATATTAGTAAAATCAAAACTTGGAGATATTGAACTTGATACAGGTTTTAAAGTTGCTAATAATGTAGAGTCTTTACTAGAATCAATAGAGGGAGTTTATAAAGTAGACTAA
- a CDS encoding patatin-like phospholipase family protein: MNKTSNNNLALALGGGAARGAFHLGFLHFCERHNIQIEAYSGSSIGSIISASHASGVPAKEQLRIFSSKDLKKIFKFNFFRNGLFRIEQTSKIVEELLPIKKLEDLQKPVFMCSYDLREKKLHYFDKGEILPLCLASSALIPLFRPVKYENMNLIDGGFFDNIPIKPLQNKGYEILTIDLFPKREYSITKKINPLKILKRNLLKSLYENHAYSKEFSTHYLASAHIRNFSLFTFKQLEDCFNLGFKEAQNHFLDIM, from the coding sequence ATGAATAAAACTTCAAACAATAATCTCGCATTAGCATTAGGTGGTGGTGCAGCAAGGGGTGCTTTTCATTTAGGATTTTTACACTTTTGTGAAAGACACAATATACAAATAGAAGCATATAGTGGCTCTTCTATTGGAAGTATTATAAGTGCATCCCATGCAAGTGGTGTGCCTGCAAAAGAACAATTAAGAATTTTCTCTTCAAAAGATTTAAAAAAAATATTTAAATTTAATTTTTTTAGAAATGGACTATTTAGAATTGAACAAACAAGTAAAATAGTTGAAGAGTTACTTCCTATTAAAAAATTAGAAGATTTACAAAAACCAGTATTTATGTGTTCTTATGATTTAAGAGAAAAGAAACTTCACTATTTTGATAAAGGAGAAATTCTTCCTTTATGTCTAGCATCAAGTGCATTAATTCCACTATTTAGACCAGTTAAATATGAAAATATGAATTTAATAGATGGAGGTTTTTTTGATAATATTCCAATAAAACCTTTGCAAAATAAAGGGTATGAGATTCTTACAATAGATTTATTTCCAAAAAGAGAATACTCAATAACTAAAAAAATAAATCCTTTAAAAATTTTAAAAAGAAATCTTTTAAAATCTTTATATGAAAATCATGCATATTCAAAAGAGTTTTCTACTCATTATCTAGCAAGTGCGCATATAAGGAACTTCTCACTATTTACTTTTAAACAGCTTGAAGATTGTTTTAATCTTGGTTTTAAAGAGGCTCAAAATCATTTTTTAGATATAATGTAA
- a CDS encoding UDP-2,3-diacylglucosamine diphosphatase: MKYKSIFISDIHLGTRFSKAKNLLDFLKNNQSENLILVGDIIDGWAIKRKFIWPQTHSDVIQKILKKARKGCNVTFITGNHDEFLRPFIPLVLGNSLKIANEIEYKAINGKTYYVTHGDFFDSITMTKKWLAILGDYGYDLLLYINSFLNLVRKKVGIKKYWSLSKYVKDSVKSSISFINDYEKVLSTHAKNKGYNGIICGHIHKAEIRKIDDIEYLNCGDWVENCTAIAETYDGEFIIIDWLEKE; this comes from the coding sequence ATGAAATACAAAAGTATATTTATCTCTGATATTCACTTAGGTACACGCTTTTCTAAAGCAAAAAACCTACTAGATTTTTTAAAAAATAACCAAAGTGAAAACCTTATTTTAGTAGGTGATATAATTGATGGCTGGGCAATAAAAAGAAAATTTATATGGCCTCAAACACACTCAGATGTAATTCAAAAGATTCTCAAAAAAGCAAGAAAAGGATGTAATGTAACATTTATTACAGGGAATCATGATGAATTTTTAAGACCTTTTATACCATTAGTATTAGGTAACTCTTTAAAAATTGCAAATGAAATCGAATATAAAGCAATTAATGGGAAAACCTATTATGTAACCCATGGTGATTTTTTTGATTCTATTACTATGACAAAAAAATGGTTAGCAATTTTAGGCGATTATGGATATGACTTACTTCTTTATATTAACTCATTTTTAAATCTTGTTAGAAAAAAAGTAGGAATAAAAAAATATTGGTCACTCTCTAAATATGTAAAAGATAGCGTTAAATCCTCTATCTCTTTTATAAATGATTATGAAAAAGTACTCTCTACTCATGCAAAAAATAAAGGATATAATGGTATTATTTGTGGACATATTCATAAAGCAGAAATCAGAAAAATTGATGATATTGAATACTTAAATTGTGGAGATTGGGTAGAAAATTGTACTGCAATAGCAGAAACATATGATGGAGAATTTATAATAATTGATTGGTTAGAAAAAGAATGA
- a CDS encoding DASS family sodium-coupled anion symporter, whose amino-acid sequence MNKQIKVLPLLSIFVIGAIAWFIRPQSIDVNSWHTLIIFLATIVGIVLNVMPIGAVGLLGITVFAITSAAGATSSKQAIMDALSGLDSYLIWLIVVAFFIAKGFIKTGFGKRIALIMIKFLGKRTLGLVYGLSIADLILAPATPSNTARCGGVIYPIANSLSQSFNSLPNDSSRKKMGTFLIACIGNVNDITATMFITAYAANPLIVKLAEGFGVQLSWVGWFMAAIGPALISLIIVPIALYFIMKPEIKHTPEAKEFAKRELEKMGPISKDEIIMCFTFLGILILWIFGKQFGLHSTTTALIGLSALIITGVLTWDDIKSEKAAWDTLIWFSALLMMATFLNKLGFTQWFGNEIGTQLQFMTSIHWIAILFVLTAIYTYTHYFFASGTAQVAALYSVFLGVGIKLGIPAYPLALLLGFSSSLYCSLTQYSHARGPILFGSGYITTKEWWSAGFKINLLNQIIFLTVGLLWWKMIGLY is encoded by the coding sequence ATGAATAAGCAAATAAAGGTTTTACCTTTACTTAGCATATTTGTTATTGGTGCAATCGCCTGGTTTATTCGCCCTCAAAGTATTGATGTGAACTCATGGCATACACTAATAATATTTTTAGCAACAATTGTTGGTATTGTCTTAAATGTGATGCCTATTGGAGCTGTTGGTCTTTTAGGTATCACAGTTTTTGCAATAACAAGTGCAGCTGGTGCAACCTCATCAAAACAAGCTATTATGGATGCATTAAGTGGTCTTGATAGTTATCTAATTTGGTTAATTGTTGTTGCATTTTTTATTGCAAAAGGTTTTATCAAAACTGGTTTTGGTAAGAGAATTGCACTAATTATGATAAAGTTTTTGGGGAAAAGAACTTTAGGCTTAGTATATGGTTTATCTATTGCTGATTTGATTTTAGCACCAGCTACTCCAAGTAATACTGCAAGATGTGGAGGAGTTATCTATCCAATTGCTAACTCACTATCACAAAGTTTTAACTCACTTCCAAATGATTCAAGTAGAAAAAAGATGGGGACTTTTTTGATTGCTTGTATAGGAAATGTAAATGATATAACTGCAACAATGTTTATTACTGCATATGCTGCAAATCCATTAATTGTAAAACTTGCTGAAGGTTTTGGAGTTCAATTATCTTGGGTTGGTTGGTTTATGGCTGCAATTGGACCTGCATTAATCTCTTTAATTATTGTACCAATAGCTCTTTATTTCATTATGAAACCAGAGATAAAACATACACCAGAAGCAAAAGAGTTTGCAAAAAGAGAACTTGAAAAGATGGGACCAATTTCAAAAGATGAGATTATCATGTGCTTTACTTTTTTAGGTATATTAATTCTTTGGATTTTTGGAAAACAATTTGGTTTACACTCAACAACAACAGCACTTATAGGACTTTCTGCTTTAATTATCACAGGTGTTTTAACTTGGGATGATATAAAAAGTGAAAAAGCTGCATGGGATACACTTATTTGGTTTTCTGCTTTATTAATGATGGCAACATTTTTAAATAAATTAGGTTTTACTCAATGGTTTGGAAATGAAATTGGTACACAATTACAATTTATGACATCAATTCATTGGATAGCTATTTTATTTGTATTAACTGCAATTTATACATACACACACTACTTTTTTGCAAGTGGAACAGCTCAAGTTGCTGCACTATATTCTGTATTTTTAGGTGTTGGTATAAAATTAGGAATACCTGCTTATCCTTTAGCTTTACTATTAGGTTTTTCTAGTAGTTTATACTGTTCTTTGACACAATATAGCCATGCAAGAGGACCTATTTTATTTGGTTCTGGATATATTACTACTAAAGAGTGGTGGAGCGCAGGATTTAAAATAAATCTACTAAACCAAATAATATTCCTTACTGTTGGTCTATTATGGTGGAAAATGATTGGATTGTATTAA
- a CDS encoding DJ-1 family glyoxalase III, whose product MSKVIVPISEGFEEIEAISIIDVLRRADIEVTIAAVEEIQTNGAHNIKVLADKKIEEINANEFDMVVLPGGLPNAFILAENEHVQKLLKEFKEQNKHIGAICAAPYALHKAEVLNKNFTCYPSFEQKIRLDGYHEDNIVIDDRVITSKGPATAMEFALEIVKLLKDNNSYQEVKNSLLS is encoded by the coding sequence ATGTCAAAAGTAATAGTACCTATTTCAGAAGGATTTGAAGAGATTGAAGCAATCTCAATTATAGATGTTTTAAGAAGAGCTGACATTGAAGTAACCATTGCAGCAGTAGAAGAAATTCAAACAAATGGAGCACACAATATCAAAGTTCTTGCAGATAAAAAAATAGAAGAAATAAATGCAAATGAATTTGATATGGTTGTATTACCAGGAGGTCTTCCAAATGCATTTATTCTAGCAGAAAATGAGCATGTTCAAAAGTTATTAAAAGAGTTCAAAGAGCAAAACAAACATATAGGAGCTATATGTGCTGCACCTTATGCTTTACACAAAGCAGAAGTGCTAAACAAAAACTTCACTTGCTATCCAAGTTTTGAACAAAAAATTAGACTTGATGGTTACCATGAAGATAATATCGTAATAGATGATAGAGTTATCACATCAAAAGGACCAGCAACTGCAATGGAGTTTGCATTGGAGATTGTAAAATTATTAAAAGACAATAATAGCTATCAAGAAGTTAAAAACTCATTGCTTTCTTAA
- a CDS encoding FlgO family outer membrane protein — MLKSFIKTCLSVSAVALLATGCTAINNNNTTTPSLNTNAQFDPSVQKENKKVQVTKEFLKVAQDKQYHVTTQNSLEGTIDSLATQMMRNTKVPSNRPVLFTSFVRLDNLKKTTEFGRVISESLINELSNRGFNVIEFRGQLNVSIDDKGEYFISRDIGKLKDKIPNTYVVVGTYSRQYGKVVLNARVIDNISGRIISSSRAIYQHNKRNDCVIFKDCKPPRTISIVKETK, encoded by the coding sequence ATGCTTAAATCTTTTATTAAGACTTGCTTGAGTGTTTCAGCAGTTGCATTACTTGCTACTGGATGTACAGCAATCAATAATAACAACACTACTACACCTTCACTTAACACAAACGCACAGTTCGATCCAAGTGTACAAAAAGAGAATAAAAAAGTTCAAGTAACAAAAGAGTTTTTAAAAGTAGCTCAAGATAAACAATATCACGTTACAACTCAAAATTCACTTGAAGGAACAATTGATTCTTTAGCTACTCAAATGATGAGAAACACAAAAGTACCTTCAAATAGACCAGTACTTTTTACTTCATTTGTAAGACTTGATAATCTTAAAAAGACTACTGAATTTGGTAGAGTAATCAGTGAAAGTTTAATTAATGAATTATCAAATAGAGGATTCAATGTAATTGAATTTAGAGGACAATTAAATGTTTCTATTGATGATAAAGGTGAATACTTTATCTCTAGAGATATTGGTAAATTAAAAGATAAAATCCCTAATACTTATGTTGTTGTAGGAACTTACTCTAGACAATATGGTAAAGTAGTTTTAAATGCAAGAGTAATTGATAATATCTCTGGTAGAATTATTTCAAGTTCAAGAGCTATTTATCAACATAATAAAAGAAATGATTGTGTGATTTTCAAAGATTGTAAACCTCCAAGAACAATAAGTATTGTAAAAGAGACAAAGTAA
- a CDS encoding FlgO family outer membrane protein, producing MNRYSLKIVKQFLVLLFLAISLNSCVYVNIDGSTSFNRLVDSMVQKTVKKLNQELYLTDTVLVSDFVNIDRLENRSRLGFLLSATLKDRLLANNIIVKEIELRKHFALGPNGFTALSRDTTNIHTKIDDARYAFVGTYSITTKTLIVFIKMIDLETGNIILSSQESTFITDEILDLENTNKMQQVYTPIVL from the coding sequence ATGAATAGATACTCTTTAAAGATAGTAAAACAGTTTTTAGTTTTACTATTTTTAGCAATTAGCCTAAATTCTTGTGTTTATGTAAACATTGATGGTTCTACTAGTTTTAATAGACTGGTAGATTCAATGGTTCAAAAAACAGTAAAGAAATTAAATCAAGAACTTTATTTAACGGATACTGTTTTAGTTTCCGATTTTGTAAATATAGATAGATTAGAAAATAGATCAAGATTAGGTTTTTTACTATCTGCAACATTAAAAGATAGATTGCTTGCTAATAATATTATTGTAAAAGAGATAGAGTTAAGAAAACACTTTGCCTTAGGACCAAATGGTTTTACTGCATTAAGTAGAGATACTACAAATATTCATACTAAAATTGATGATGCTAGATATGCATTTGTTGGAACTTACTCTATTACTACAAAGACATTAATTGTATTTATTAAAATGATTGATTTAGAAACAGGAAATATTATTCTTTCTTCTCAAGAGAGTACTTTTATTACTGATGAAATTTTAGATTTAGAAAATACAAATAAAATGCAACAAGTATATACTCCTATAGTATTATAA
- the recJ gene encoding single-stranded-DNA-specific exonuclease RecJ, with protein MQKVTKERLFELLLARHKDNPYAKLSSLPNPFLLKDLPKAVKRIKSAILNNEPITIVGDYDVDGVVSTTIMVDFFNKVGYKINHIIPNRFEHGYGLSTKIVDLIDGGLVITVDNGISAVEASKKLKEKDIDLIITDHHTVGKTLPEAFAIVNPKQHDCTFPFKEICGAQVAWYLCAGIKKELNLDINMSDFFDLLCVAIVADIMPMTDLNYTLVRHGLKSIKSSNRPAFKKLNEVFSKKFYVSDDIGFMIAPKINSAGRMDDASVALSFLLSKNDMEANDSLTLLDELNNYRKSLQEEITKKATQEIIHKHNAIVVWGENWHEGVIGIVASKLSNKFKKPTFVFSITNGIAKGSARANAKINLHTLISECSSLLLGFGGHKNAAGLSLKQENLKAFQEKINSLLINTSKEDLHIEYECLGELDVSSVDLDFLSIIEKFEPYGLENKKPIFRVSNSKVLKCEFMGKDKNHIKLLLNNDGFIFEALKFHHNEAINEEYIDLIVSINKNEFRGEVNAQFLIEDILL; from the coding sequence ATGCAAAAAGTTACAAAAGAAAGACTTTTTGAACTTCTATTAGCAAGGCATAAGGATAATCCTTATGCAAAGCTATCAAGCTTACCCAATCCTTTTTTATTAAAAGACTTACCAAAAGCTGTTAAAAGAATCAAAAGCGCTATTTTAAATAATGAACCAATTACTATTGTGGGAGATTATGATGTTGATGGTGTTGTTTCTACTACAATAATGGTTGATTTTTTTAATAAAGTAGGATACAAAATCAATCACATTATTCCAAATAGATTTGAGCATGGATATGGATTATCAACAAAAATAGTAGACTTAATAGATGGTGGTTTAGTAATCACAGTTGATAATGGAATTAGTGCAGTTGAAGCTTCAAAAAAATTAAAAGAAAAAGATATAGATTTAATTATTACTGACCATCATACAGTTGGGAAAACTTTACCTGAAGCTTTTGCTATTGTAAATCCAAAACAGCATGATTGTACTTTCCCTTTCAAAGAGATTTGTGGAGCTCAAGTTGCTTGGTATTTATGTGCAGGAATTAAAAAAGAGCTAAATTTAGATATAAATATGTCTGACTTCTTTGATTTACTTTGTGTTGCAATAGTTGCAGATATTATGCCTATGACAGATTTAAACTACACTCTTGTAAGACATGGACTAAAAAGTATAAAATCATCAAATAGACCTGCATTTAAAAAGTTAAATGAAGTATTTTCCAAAAAGTTCTATGTATCTGATGATATTGGTTTTATGATTGCTCCAAAAATAAATAGTGCAGGAAGAATGGATGATGCTTCAGTTGCCCTATCCTTTTTATTATCTAAAAATGATATGGAAGCAAATGACTCATTAACACTATTAGATGAACTTAATAATTATAGAAAATCTCTTCAAGAAGAGATAACTAAAAAAGCAACTCAAGAAATTATTCATAAGCATAATGCAATTGTAGTTTGGGGTGAAAATTGGCATGAAGGTGTTATTGGTATTGTTGCTTCTAAATTATCAAATAAATTTAAAAAACCTACTTTTGTATTCTCTATTACTAATGGAATTGCAAAAGGAAGTGCAAGAGCAAATGCAAAGATAAATCTTCATACATTAATTAGTGAATGTTCATCTTTATTATTAGGATTTGGTGGACATAAAAATGCTGCTGGATTATCTTTAAAACAAGAGAATTTAAAAGCCTTTCAAGAAAAGATAAACTCACTTTTAATAAATACTTCAAAAGAGGATTTACATATAGAATATGAATGTCTAGGTGAACTTGATGTATCAAGTGTTGATTTAGATTTTCTATCAATTATTGAAAAATTTGAGCCATATGGGCTTGAAAATAAAAAGCCAATTTTTAGAGTTTCAAATTCAAAAGTACTAAAATGTGAATTTATGGGAAAAGATAAAAATCATATAAAACTACTTCTTAATAATGATGGCTTTATATTTGAAGCTTTAAAATTTCACCATAATGAAGCTATAAATGAAGAATATATTGATTTAATAGTATCAATAAATAAAAACGAATTTAGAGGTGAAGTTAACGCTCAGTTTCTAATAGAAGATATACTCTTATAA